From a single Kitasatospora sp. NBC_00458 genomic region:
- a CDS encoding HIT family protein: MIDNTDWKSDRIGSALRGENPTVIRRLDAGFAVIGDVQFLPGYAILLADEPGVERLTDLPKARRIAYLEDLDRLGEAVERACRAADPAFRRVNLEILGNTDPILHAHVWPRFDWEPEDRVRMPVWLYPADRWRDARYALGPGQDAIRAAIGAELDALR; the protein is encoded by the coding sequence ATGATCGACAACACCGACTGGAAGTCCGACCGCATCGGCAGCGCGCTGCGCGGTGAGAACCCGACCGTCATCCGGCGCCTGGACGCCGGGTTCGCGGTGATCGGGGACGTGCAGTTCCTGCCGGGCTACGCGATCCTGCTCGCGGACGAGCCGGGTGTCGAGCGGCTCACCGATCTGCCGAAGGCGCGCCGGATCGCCTACCTGGAGGACCTCGACCGGCTCGGCGAGGCCGTGGAGCGGGCGTGCCGGGCGGCCGATCCGGCGTTCCGCCGCGTCAACCTGGAGATCCTGGGCAACACCGACCCGATCCTGCACGCGCACGTGTGGCCGAGGTTCGACTGGGAGCCCGAGGACCGCGTCCGGATGCCCGTGTGGCTCTACCCGGCGGACCGCTGGCGCGACGCCCGGTACGCACTGGGCCCGGGACAGGACGCGATCCGGGCGGCCATCGGGGCGGAGCTGGATGCGCTCAGGTGA
- a CDS encoding menaquinone biosynthesis decarboxylase: MAYDDLRSFLRALDREGDLKRIKAEVDPYLEVGEIVDRVQKAKGPALLFENVKGSTMPLAMNVFGTERRLAKALGLKGPEEISEKIAGLLKPELPQGFTGFRDAFGKLASMAHVPPRHVKSGDAPVHEVVLTGEDVNLDDLPALFTWPQDGGSFFNLGLTHTKDPDTGIRNLGLYRLQRHDRRTIGMHWQIHKDSRNHAAVAAKRGEKLPVAIAFGCPPVVTYAATAPLPGDIDEYLFAGFVAGERVKMVDCKTVPLQVPADAEVVLEGWLEPGEMLPEGPFGDHTGFYTPQEPFPALRIDCVTMRRRPVLQSIVVGRPPTEDGPLGKFTERFFLPLLKIIIPDIVDYDLPEAGGFHNCVIVSIDKKYPKHAQKTMHAIWGAHMMSLTKLIIVVDSDCDVHDYREVAWRAFGNVDYSRDLTVVEGPVDHLDHASYQQFWGGKAGIDATRKLPEEGYTRDGGWPEMVSSDPETAALVDRRWKEYGL, encoded by the coding sequence ATGGCATACGACGATCTCCGCTCGTTCCTGCGGGCCCTCGACCGCGAAGGCGACCTCAAGCGCATCAAGGCGGAGGTCGACCCCTATCTCGAGGTCGGCGAGATCGTCGACCGGGTGCAGAAGGCCAAGGGCCCCGCGCTGCTCTTCGAGAACGTCAAGGGCTCCACGATGCCGCTGGCGATGAACGTCTTCGGCACGGAGCGCCGGCTGGCCAAGGCCCTCGGCCTCAAGGGCCCGGAGGAGATCTCCGAGAAGATCGCCGGGCTGCTCAAGCCGGAGCTGCCGCAGGGCTTCACCGGGTTCCGGGACGCCTTCGGCAAGCTCGCCTCGATGGCCCACGTGCCGCCGCGGCACGTGAAGTCCGGCGACGCGCCGGTGCACGAGGTCGTGCTGACCGGCGAGGACGTCAACCTGGACGACCTGCCCGCGCTCTTCACCTGGCCGCAGGACGGCGGCTCCTTCTTCAACCTGGGCCTCACCCACACGAAGGACCCGGACACCGGCATCCGCAACCTCGGCCTGTACCGCCTCCAGCGGCACGACCGGCGGACCATCGGCATGCACTGGCAGATCCACAAGGACAGCCGCAACCACGCCGCGGTGGCCGCCAAGCGCGGCGAGAAGCTGCCGGTCGCGATCGCCTTCGGCTGTCCGCCGGTCGTCACCTACGCGGCGACCGCGCCGCTGCCGGGCGACATCGACGAGTACCTGTTCGCCGGCTTCGTCGCCGGGGAGCGGGTGAAGATGGTCGACTGCAAGACCGTCCCGCTGCAGGTCCCGGCCGACGCCGAGGTGGTCCTGGAGGGCTGGCTGGAGCCCGGCGAGATGCTGCCCGAGGGCCCGTTCGGCGACCACACCGGCTTCTACACGCCGCAGGAGCCGTTCCCGGCGCTGAGGATCGACTGCGTGACGATGCGCCGCCGTCCGGTCCTGCAGTCCATCGTGGTCGGCCGTCCGCCGACGGAGGACGGCCCGCTGGGCAAGTTCACCGAGCGGTTCTTCCTCCCGCTGCTGAAGATCATCATCCCGGACATCGTCGACTACGACCTGCCCGAGGCCGGCGGCTTCCACAACTGCGTGATCGTCTCGATCGACAAGAAGTACCCGAAGCACGCCCAGAAGACGATGCACGCCATCTGGGGCGCCCACATGATGTCGCTGACCAAGCTGATCATCGTGGTGGACTCCGACTGCGACGTGCACGACTACCGGGAAGTCGCCTGGCGGGCCTTCGGCAACGTCGACTACAGCCGGGACCTCACCGTCGTCGAGGGCCCGGTGGACCACCTCGACCACGCCTCCTACCAGCAGTTCTGGGGCGGCAAGGCGGGCATCGACGCGACCCGCAAGCTGCCCGAGGAGGGCTACACCCGGGACGGCGGCTGGCCCGAGATGGTCTCCTCCGACCCGGAGACCGCCGCCCTGGTCGACCGCCGCTGGAAGGAGTACGGCCTGTGA
- a CDS encoding helix-turn-helix domain-containing protein, with amino-acid sequence MAMELDPSHSPRAFWGKELKRLREEAGLSQDALGRVLFCSGAYVGQLEAAIRNPQEDMSARLDDVLKTGGHFLRVYEMYRKASRYADYFRHAAELQGLALTISEFSPLLVPGLLQTPDYARALFESAQPLRKAAENEEMVAARLARAELLDRENAPMYWAVLDEAVLRRPVGGASVMVRQLKHLADLIRSRKALIQVVPFVAGAHALMDGSICLMTFEDAPPTAYVEGPGTGNLVDEPSLVATYSLAYDLVRAAALSPEASLALIASAAEDYADAANRAVAQE; translated from the coding sequence ATGGCTATGGAACTCGACCCCTCCCACTCGCCCCGGGCCTTCTGGGGCAAGGAGCTCAAGCGGCTGCGCGAGGAGGCGGGACTCTCCCAGGACGCACTGGGGCGGGTGCTGTTCTGCTCCGGCGCGTACGTCGGCCAGCTGGAGGCCGCGATCCGGAACCCGCAGGAGGACATGTCGGCGCGTCTGGACGACGTGCTCAAGACCGGCGGCCACTTCCTGCGCGTCTACGAGATGTACCGGAAGGCGTCGCGCTACGCCGACTACTTCCGGCATGCGGCGGAGTTGCAGGGACTGGCGCTGACCATCAGCGAGTTCTCCCCGCTGCTGGTGCCGGGCCTACTGCAGACGCCCGACTATGCGAGGGCGCTGTTCGAGTCGGCGCAGCCGCTGCGGAAGGCGGCCGAGAACGAGGAGATGGTCGCTGCCCGCCTGGCCCGCGCCGAACTGCTCGACCGGGAGAACGCCCCGATGTACTGGGCGGTCCTGGACGAAGCCGTGCTGCGGCGGCCGGTCGGCGGCGCGTCCGTGATGGTCCGGCAGCTGAAGCACCTCGCCGACCTGATCCGAAGTCGGAAGGCCCTGATCCAGGTGGTGCCGTTCGTGGCGGGTGCACACGCGCTGATGGACGGTTCCATCTGCCTGATGACCTTTGAGGACGCGCCGCCCACGGCGTACGTGGAGGGTCCTGGTACGGGAAACCTGGTTGATGAACCATCGCTGGTCGCCACGTACTCGCTGGCCTACGATCTGGTCAGGGCTGCCGCGTTGTCGCCGGAGGCGTCCCTGGCCCTGATCGCATCGGCGGCGGAGGACTACGCGGATGCAGCGAACCGAGCAGTGGCGCAAGAGTAG
- a CDS encoding DUF6879 family protein translates to MTTSSRPLGEWFGAFEREAFRLETLDDYSRSGGVDAYEAFLAGEPQPESYRSADWVTTVRNATRAGKRMYRVHVLSRPLTPYLRFELGWGYRRNALAGEEFFILDTTEQPNPIPGAPDFWLFDEHTVGSMKYDDAGGYLGSEFVDADRVAEFVTYRDTAMAHAEPFPDWWALHGE, encoded by the coding sequence GTGACAACCTCATCTAGGCCCCTGGGAGAGTGGTTCGGGGCATTCGAGCGGGAGGCCTTCCGGCTGGAAACCCTGGACGACTACAGCCGCTCCGGCGGAGTCGACGCCTACGAGGCGTTTCTCGCCGGGGAGCCCCAGCCGGAGTCCTACCGGTCGGCGGACTGGGTGACCACCGTGCGGAACGCCACCCGGGCCGGAAAGCGCATGTACCGGGTCCACGTCCTCTCCCGTCCGCTGACCCCGTACCTGCGGTTCGAGCTCGGCTGGGGATACCGGCGCAACGCGCTGGCCGGCGAGGAGTTCTTCATCCTCGACACCACGGAGCAGCCGAACCCGATCCCCGGGGCACCCGATTTCTGGCTGTTCGACGAGCACACCGTCGGTTCCATGAAGTACGACGACGCCGGGGGCTACCTCGGGTCCGAGTTCGTCGACGCCGACCGGGTCGCCGAATTCGTCACCTACCGCGATACGGCGATGGCACACGCCGAGCCGTTCCCCGATTGGTGGGCACTGCACGGCGAGTGA
- the mqnP gene encoding menaquinone biosynthesis prenyltransferase MqnP — MSTAAVLPEVPPGRIRSFLRLVMIEHSVFALPFAYIAALTAMFLADERVHWGQLFIVTVCMVGLRTFAMAANRIIDREIDARNPRTAGRELVTGAVSLRTAYVGSAVALVLFLGAAALLNPLCLALAPVAVVPMVVYPYGKRFTDFPQAILGLAQAMGPVGAWLAVTGSWSWDAVVLGAAVGIWIGGFDLIYACQDVESDRAGGVRSVPARFGVPAAIRGARGCHVVTTLLLGWYAVLTDAGPAFWVGLLVVAGAFVYEHTIVKPHDLSRLNRAFFQTNGFVGISLFFFALVDLVVRGLGV; from the coding sequence GTGAGCACGGCGGCAGTCCTTCCCGAGGTCCCGCCCGGGAGGATCAGGAGCTTCCTGCGGCTGGTGATGATCGAGCACTCGGTCTTCGCCCTGCCCTTCGCCTACATCGCGGCGCTGACGGCCATGTTCCTGGCTGACGAGCGGGTGCACTGGGGCCAGCTGTTCATCGTCACCGTCTGCATGGTCGGGCTGCGGACCTTCGCCATGGCGGCCAACCGGATCATCGACCGGGAGATCGACGCTCGGAACCCGCGCACCGCCGGGCGCGAGCTGGTCACCGGCGCCGTCTCGCTGAGGACCGCGTACGTGGGATCGGCGGTCGCGCTGGTCCTCTTCCTCGGCGCCGCGGCCCTGCTGAACCCGCTCTGCCTGGCGCTCGCGCCGGTCGCCGTGGTGCCGATGGTGGTCTACCCGTACGGCAAGCGGTTCACCGACTTCCCGCAGGCCATCCTCGGCCTCGCCCAGGCGATGGGCCCGGTGGGCGCCTGGCTGGCCGTCACCGGCTCGTGGTCCTGGGACGCGGTGGTGCTCGGCGCGGCGGTCGGCATCTGGATCGGCGGCTTCGACCTCATCTACGCCTGCCAGGACGTCGAGTCCGACCGGGCGGGCGGCGTGCGGTCGGTGCCGGCCCGGTTCGGCGTCCCGGCGGCCATCCGGGGCGCGCGCGGCTGCCACGTGGTCACCACGCTGCTGCTCGGCTGGTACGCGGTGCTGACGGACGCCGGACCCGCGTTCTGGGTCGGGCTGCTGGTCGTGGCGGGCGCCTTCGTCTACGAGCACACCATCGTGAAGCCGCACGACCTGTCGCGGCTGAACCGGGCGTTCTTCCAGACCAACGGGTTCGTCGGGATCTCGCTGTTCTTCTTCGCGCTGGTCGACCTGGTGGTGCGCGGCCTCGGCGTCTGA
- a CDS encoding DUF998 domain-containing protein, translating into MTNTMAATATPSATRALLTAGAVAGPLFLAVGVAGGLTREGFDFTRNALSQLSLGELGWIQQTAFLLTGLLLIAGAVGLARALPGSAWAPRLVGLFGATFLLDGLFAADPGAGFPVGAPEGRVTELSTHGAVHLAGGAVGFLALCAAFLVLARHLDRPWAVASRVVAAAVLVGFAASGATVLAFTLGAALGLGWLTAVALKLDA; encoded by the coding sequence ATGACGAACACGATGGCGGCCACGGCCACCCCCTCCGCGACCCGCGCCCTGCTGACCGCCGGGGCCGTCGCCGGCCCGCTCTTCCTCGCGGTCGGAGTCGCCGGCGGACTGACCCGGGAGGGGTTCGACTTCACCCGGAACGCGCTCAGCCAGCTGAGCCTCGGCGAGCTCGGCTGGATCCAGCAGACCGCGTTCCTCCTCACCGGCCTGCTGCTCATCGCCGGCGCCGTCGGACTGGCCCGCGCCCTGCCCGGCAGCGCCTGGGCTCCGCGCCTGGTCGGCCTGTTCGGCGCGACCTTCCTCCTCGACGGCCTCTTCGCGGCCGACCCCGGCGCCGGGTTCCCGGTGGGCGCGCCCGAGGGCCGGGTGACGGAGCTGAGCACGCACGGCGCGGTGCACCTGGCCGGCGGGGCGGTCGGCTTCCTCGCCCTGTGCGCCGCGTTCCTCGTCCTCGCCCGCCACCTGGACCGCCCGTGGGCCGTCGCCTCCCGCGTGGTGGCCGCCGCCGTGCTGGTCGGCTTCGCCGCCTCGGGGGCCACCGTGCTGGCCTTCACCCTGGGCGCCGCGCTCGGGCTCGGCTGGCTGACCGCTGTCGCGCTCAAGCTCGATGCGTGA
- a CDS encoding HEAT repeat domain-containing protein: MDDTGAAPALVGRVVVAARAAEGSGDRGGYEDLLRQAGGDGAGALAGGLGLLGSADAVERAVGCDLLGAASDRDEEVRAEAATALVGLAEGEADVPVLRALAAALGRTDDRRAVPVLVALAGHADAGVRERVAVALPGAATGDPDGPGVRALVTLTRDPDPEVRNWATFALGFQSEADGPAIRAALWERTGDEYPDAREEGIRGLARRRDPRAVPLLLELLADPEGAHVLTFHAAQVLAAPELLPVLEDYDPDGTGVAEALAACDPVRRERLHADAWELLCALDGLRPDFEAALSASRPEPGLALTLGSDPGSAQYDVGALLRRAGGDPARAARLVVADHPDSPGVRALIGLTRSPDPGVRDWATHQLAGEFQADTPAIRAAFWERTRDEYPDAREEGIRGLARRRDPRALPLLLELLADPARVHARVFGSAEIMALPELLPALRRYDPGIPRYAGAASAVASCDPVQRERLHADAWELLRALDGLRPDLAAALFTPRASWGPVLGLGAFDEPPGRSDPVLGPFAATYLVVELLTRAGGDLGRAAALVAAEHPPVGGTGNP; the protein is encoded by the coding sequence ATGGATGACACGGGGGCGGCGCCCGCGCTGGTCGGGCGGGTGGTGGTGGCGGCGAGGGCCGCCGAGGGGTCGGGTGACCGGGGCGGGTACGAGGACCTGCTGCGGCAGGCGGGCGGGGACGGTGCCGGGGCGCTGGCGGGCGGGCTCGGACTGCTCGGGTCGGCCGATGCGGTCGAGCGGGCGGTCGGCTGCGACCTGCTGGGGGCCGCGAGCGACCGGGACGAGGAGGTCCGGGCGGAGGCGGCGACCGCGCTGGTCGGGCTCGCGGAGGGGGAGGCCGACGTCCCGGTCCTCCGGGCGCTGGCGGCCGCGCTGGGGCGGACGGACGACCGGCGCGCCGTGCCCGTCCTGGTCGCGCTGGCCGGACACGCGGACGCCGGGGTCCGGGAGCGGGTGGCCGTCGCCCTGCCGGGAGCCGCCACCGGCGACCCGGACGGGCCGGGCGTCCGCGCACTCGTCACCCTGACCCGCGATCCGGACCCGGAGGTGCGCAACTGGGCCACGTTCGCGCTCGGCTTCCAGTCCGAGGCCGACGGCCCCGCGATCCGGGCCGCGCTCTGGGAGCGGACCGGCGACGAGTACCCGGACGCCCGTGAGGAGGGCATCCGCGGCCTGGCCCGGCGGCGCGACCCGCGCGCCGTACCGCTGCTGCTGGAGCTGCTGGCGGACCCGGAGGGTGCGCACGTCCTCACCTTCCACGCGGCGCAGGTCCTGGCCGCCCCCGAACTGCTGCCGGTGCTGGAGGACTACGACCCGGACGGCACCGGCGTCGCCGAGGCGCTGGCCGCCTGCGACCCGGTGCGGCGCGAGCGGCTGCACGCCGACGCCTGGGAGCTGCTGTGCGCACTGGACGGGCTGCGGCCCGATTTCGAGGCCGCGCTGTCCGCCTCCCGCCCCGAGCCCGGCCTCGCGCTCACCCTCGGGTCGGATCCCGGGAGCGCGCAGTACGACGTCGGGGCGCTGCTCCGGCGCGCGGGCGGCGATCCGGCCCGGGCGGCCCGGCTGGTGGTCGCCGACCACCCGGACAGCCCGGGGGTCCGCGCGCTGATCGGCCTCACGCGCAGTCCGGACCCGGGCGTCCGGGACTGGGCGACCCATCAGCTCGCGGGCGAGTTCCAGGCCGACACCCCGGCGATCCGGGCCGCCTTCTGGGAGCGGACCCGCGACGAGTACCCGGACGCCCGTGAGGAGGGCATCCGCGGCCTGGCCCGGCGGCGCGACCCGCGCGCGCTGCCGCTGCTGCTGGAGCTGCTGGCGGACCCCGCGCGGGTCCACGCCCGGGTCTTCGGCTCGGCGGAGATCATGGCACTCCCCGAACTGCTGCCGGCCCTGCGGAGGTACGACCCCGGGATCCCCCGGTACGCCGGGGCCGCCTCCGCGGTCGCCTCCTGCGACCCGGTGCAGCGGGAGCGGCTGCACGCCGACGCCTGGGAGCTGCTCCGCGCACTCGACGGGCTCCGGCCCGATCTGGCGGCCGCGCTGTTCACCCCGCGCGCCTCCTGGGGCCCGGTCCTCGGCCTCGGCGCCTTCGACGAGCCCCCGGGGCGCAGCGATCCGGTCCTCGGGCCGTTCGCCGCCACCTACCTCGTGGTGGAGCTCCTCACCCGGGCCGGCGGAGACCTCGGCCGGGCCGCCGCACTGGTCGCGGCCGAGCACCCGCCGGTCGGCGGTACGGGCAACCCCTGA
- a CDS encoding DUF397 domain-containing protein, translated as MDDALPGSVRDSKDPQGPRLRFTPAAWQSFVTAAAEGEFAAA; from the coding sequence GTGGACGACGCGCTCCCTGGTTCGGTCCGTGACTCGAAGGACCCGCAGGGCCCGCGTCTGCGCTTCACCCCGGCGGCCTGGCAGTCCTTCGTGACCGCCGCCGCCGAGGGTGAGTTCGCCGCCGCCTGA
- a CDS encoding DUF4287 domain-containing protein produces MALPGNGPASYFPAIEKKHGHPIAHWQELIRSSPLTKHMELVAWLKTEYGIGHGHANALVKHTLDELKG; encoded by the coding sequence ATGGCCCTCCCCGGCAACGGACCCGCCAGCTACTTCCCGGCCATCGAGAAGAAGCACGGCCACCCGATCGCCCACTGGCAGGAGCTGATCCGCTCCTCCCCGCTCACCAAGCACATGGAGCTGGTGGCGTGGCTCAAGACCGAGTACGGCATCGGCCACGGCCACGCCAACGCCCTCGTCAAGCACACGCTCGACGAGCTCAAGGGCTGA
- a CDS encoding PLD nuclease N-terminal domain-containing protein translates to MLRILTFVLPLALWVWAFIDCLTTPEDEVKHLPKVVWVIIVLLFPLVGSIAWLVAGKQRGGPHAAAGAGRRAAGEGHPGYDRPRGGRPLAPDDDPEFLASLKKDDNRHEDMLKQWEADLRRREEELRGREDPEDGRKG, encoded by the coding sequence GTGCTGAGGATCCTGACCTTCGTACTCCCGCTCGCCCTGTGGGTGTGGGCCTTCATCGACTGCCTGACCACGCCCGAGGACGAGGTGAAGCACCTGCCCAAGGTGGTCTGGGTGATCATCGTGCTGCTGTTCCCGCTGGTGGGTTCGATCGCCTGGCTGGTGGCCGGCAAGCAGCGCGGCGGCCCGCACGCCGCAGCCGGTGCGGGCCGCCGCGCGGCCGGCGAAGGGCACCCCGGGTACGACCGCCCGCGCGGAGGCCGGCCGCTCGCACCGGACGACGACCCCGAGTTCCTCGCCTCGTTGAAGAAGGACGACAACCGGCACGAGGACATGCTCAAGCAGTGGGAGGCGGATTTGCGCCGCCGCGAGGAGGAGCTGCGGGGCAGGGAGGACCCGGAGGACGGCCGGAAGGGCTGA